A window from Branchiostoma floridae strain S238N-H82 chromosome 16, Bfl_VNyyK, whole genome shotgun sequence encodes these proteins:
- the LOC118403371 gene encoding uncharacterized protein LOC118403371, with the protein MTAVQLFICVVIVQCIVHLAGISAFQVAAFNLDRLGPGHVSIEQNDVLPPEETNALPEDSAVNDVGISSSEAEAIVNLLLDVDVHLDQQDHSPAEAILPAGGILLDPLPEIVPTTAKPAEPESDSFSIDAYIKASELLDRLQADQPQFDFQPIHDKLKGSPDHEEVTEMITYVRNLREKLMRYIRDTTSTLGRFSLLVFDPPITEANLANQPRWQKELNDAMERTKDIIDDFINNLYDIKTQLQMVVMEVARMEIPISEVVLKPAPRFRDDRKRQPVSPKPIQNLSEYADWLVDFLTNTIPTANELAVKSFPRFRMVRDADGAATLEEERERFTRSVDEYREFLDFLGETLEEVPNVNPMDHKEPTRV; encoded by the exons ATGACAGCCGTTCAGCTCTTCATCTGCGTCGTGATCGTACAGTGCATCGTGCACTTAGCGGGGATATCAGCTTTTCAAGTCGCCGCTTTCAACTTGGACAGGCTCGGACCTGGCCACGTAAGCATCGAACAGAACGACGTGTTGCCGCCGGAGGAAACTAACGCTCTTCCCGAAGACAGCGCGGTGAACGACGTCGGCATCTCGTCGAGCGAAGCCGAGGCCATTGTCAATCTCCTCCTTGATGTTGACGTACATCTCGATCAACAAGACCACTCACCCGCGGAAGCCATACTTCCAGCCGGTGGGATACTTCTCGATCCTCTCCCAGAGATCGTACCGACTACCGCCAAGCCGGCAGAGCCTGAATCCGACTCCTTCTCCATAGACGCCTACATCAAGGCATCAGAGCTGCTGGACAGGCTGCAGGCAGATCAGCCGCAGTTCGACTTCCAGCCGATCCATGACAAGCTGAAGGGATCTCCCGACCACGAGGAGGTGACAGAGATGATCACCTACGTGCGGAACCTGAGAGAGAAGCTGATGAGGTACATCCGGGACACTACCAGCACGTTGGGCCGGTTCAGTCTGCTGGTGTTCGACCCTCCCATCACGGAGGCAAACCTGGCGAACCAGCCCCGCTGGCAGAAAGAACTCAACGACGCCATGGAGAGGACAAAGGACAT TATTGACGACTTCATCAACAACCTGTACGACATCAAGACGCAGCTGCAGATGGTGGTGATGGAAGTAGCCCGGATGGAGATCCCCATCAGCGAGGTGGTCCTCAAGCCCGCACCAAGATTTAGAGACGACAGGAAAC GTCAGCCGGTTTCTCCCAAGCCTATCCAGAACCTGTCCGAGTACGCCGACTGGCTGGTGGACTTCTTGACCAACACCATCCCCACGGCTAACGAGCTGGCCGTGAAGAGCTTCCCGCGGTTCCGCATGGTGCGGGACGCGGACGGCGCGGCCACCCTGGAGGAGGAGCGCGAACGCTTCACCCGCTCCGTGGACGAGTACCGCGAGTTCTTGGACTTTCTGGGAGAGACGCTGGAGGAGGTACCCAACGTCAACCCCATGGACCACAAGGAACCAACCCGTGTTTAA